A genome region from Scyliorhinus torazame isolate Kashiwa2021f chromosome 11, sScyTor2.1, whole genome shotgun sequence includes the following:
- the msc gene encoding transcription factor 21: MSTGSVSDTEDVREMELRELHLQCNGFKHESNDTEFYVSAENSDESSSDCDSKPKRRGSVRKKQLPPRLGKEGKQSQRNAANARERARMRVLSKAFSRLKTSLPWVPSDTKLSKLDTLRLAASYIAHLRQILANDKYENGFVHPVNLTWPFVVSGRSDMDSKDLAATSRLCGTTA, encoded by the exons ATGTCCACTGGATCAGTCAGCGACACTGAGGACGTGCGGGAAATGGAATTGCGGGAACTCCATCTCCAGTGTAACGGGTTCAAACACGAGTCGAACGACACGGAATTCTACGTCTCGGCTGAAAACAGCGATGAATCGAGCTCCGACTGCGACTCCAAGCCAAAGaggcgagggagtgtgagaaaAAAGCAACTGCCCCCCAGGCTCGGAAAAGAAGGGAAACAATCGCAGAGGAACGCTGCCAACGCCAGGGAGAGGGCCAGGATGAGAGTCCTGAGCAAAGCCTTCTCCCGGTTAAAAACCAGCCTTCCCTGGGTGCCATCAGATACCAAACTCTCCAAACTCGACACCCTCAGACTGGCAGCGAGCTACATCGCACATTTAAGGCAAATCTTAGCAAATGACAAATATGAAAACGGATTCGTCCATCCGGTAAATCTG ACCTGGCCTTTCGTCGTTTCGGGAAGATCAGATATGGACAGCAAAGACCTCGCGGCCACTTCCAGGCTGTGTGGGACTACAGCCTAG